A segment of the Bordetella flabilis genome:
ACGCATGAAGGACGGCGCACCGTCTCTCGCTTGGGTGGACTTGCCCGACGCCACGTACCCGGTGCAGCTGGAGTACAGCTGGATCGCGCCCGAACGCCGCCACGCCCCGCTGCTGGTGTTCCTGCACGAAGGACTCGGGTCGGTCGATATGTGGAAAGACTGGCCGGCGCAGGCCTGTGCGGCGGCGGACTGCCGCGGCCTGGTGTATTCCCGGCCCGGTTATGGCCGCTCCACGCCGCGGCCCGCCGGCCAGGCATGGCCGGTGGGCTTCATGCACACGCAGGCGCGCCACGTCCTGCCGGCGCTGTTCCGGGCGCTGGACGTGGATGCGCGCGTCGATCGCCCGTGGCTGTACGGACACAGCGACGGCGGTTCCATCGCGCTGCTGTACGCCGCCCTGCATCCGGACGCAGTGGCCGGCGTGGTGGCCGCCGCGCCGCACGTCTTTGTCGAGGACATCACCGTGCGCAGTATCGAGCAGGCGCGCCAGGCATATCTGCAAGGCGACCTGCGCGACCGGCTGGGACGCTATCACGCGGATCCGGATTCGGCGTTCTGGGGATGGAACGAGGTCTGGCTGAACCCGGACTTCCGCGCCTGGGACATCCGCGCCGCGCTGCCACGCATCGCCTGCCCCGTGCTGGCGATACAGGGCCAGGACGACGAGTACGGCACGCTGGCGCAGATCGACAGCATCGCCGCGGACGCCCCGCGCGGCCGCGCGCTGGTCCTGCCGGGTTGCGGCCATTCCCCGCACCGAGATCGGCCCGAGGCGGTCATGCGCGCCATCGCGGATTTCATCGCCACGGCACATGGGCACGGCACAGGGCCACAGGACACGGCGACGGGAAATCGCGGCGGTAGATAGCCCCCACACATCACGACAACACATAACCACAACACATCGCGACACGGAGACACACCATGACCCCGCATACTCGCCGCGCCGCGCTGGCGGCCGCCCTCGCCTTGTCCGCCTCCCTGGCACATGCCGCCGACGACCCGATCAAGGTGGGTTTCATGCTGCCCTACAGCGGCACCTACGCCGCGCTGGGCACGGCGATCGAGAACGGCTTCAAGCTGTATGTCGACGAGCAGGGCGGCAAGCTGGGCGGCCGGGAAGTGGCGTATTACAAGGTGGACGACGAATCCAATCCGGCCAAGGCGCCGGAAAACGCCAGTCGTCTCATCAAGCGCGACCAGGTCGACGTGCTGGTGGGCACGGTGCACTCGGGCGTCGCCATGGCGCTGACCAAGGCCGCCAAGGACGCCGATACGACGCTGCTGGTCACGAACGCGGGGGCCGACGCCATCACCGGGCCGATGTGCGGGCTCGGCGTATTCCGCACATCGTTCAGCAACTGGCAGCCGGCTTACGCCATGGGACCCGTGGCCGCGAAGAAAGGCCACAAGACCGCGGTCACCATCACCTGGAAGTATGCGGCCGGCGACGAGGCGGTGGCCGGTTTCCGCGAAGGCTTCGAGAAGTCGGGAGGCAAGGTCGTCAAGGACTTGAGCCTGCCCTTCCCCAATGTGGAGTTCCAGCCGCTGCTGACCGAGATCGCCGCGCTGAAACCCGATATGGTCTTTACCTTTTTCGCGGGCGGCGGCGCGGTGAAGTTCGTGCAGGACTACGCGGCGGCGGGCCTGAACAAATCGATACCGCTATATGGCTCGGGCTTCCTGACCGATGGCACCTTGCAGGCCCAGGGACCGTCCGCGCAGGGACTGCTGACCACGCTGCATTACGCGGACGGCCTGGACACGCCGCGCGACAACGCCTTCCGCGCCGCCTATGGCAAGGCCCATCCGAACATGGCCCCCGACGTGTACGCCGTCCAGGGCTATGACGCGGCCCAACTGCTGCAGGTCGGGTTGGCGGCGGTCAACGGCGACGTATCCAGGAAGGCCGCAATGCGCCAGGCGATGCGCGGGGCCGCCATCGACAGCCCGCGCGGACGCTTCACGCTGTCCAAGGCCGGCAATCCGGTGCAGGACATCTACCTGAGACAGGTGGACGGCCTGCAGAACAAGGCCATCGAGGTCGCTGCCAGGCAACTGGCCGATCCCGCTCGCGGCTGCCGGCTGTAGCCGGACGAACGGCACCGTGCCATGGATATCGCCGTCTTCCTGATCCAGTGCCTGAACGCGGTGCAGTTCGGCCTGTTGCTGTTCCTCGTCGCCAGCGGCCTGACGCTGATCTTCGGCATCATGGGCATCATCAACCTGGCGCACGGCAGCTTCTATATGGCGGGCGCCTACATGGCCTTCGCCCTCGGACCTGTGGTCGACCGCGCAACCGGCGGTGGCCTGCTCGCCACGGTCGTCGCCTGCGTCCTGCTTGCCGCCGCGCTCGGCTACCTGCTGGAGCTGGCCTTCTTCAGCTTTCTTTACCGGCGCGACCACTTGCAGCAAGTGCTGATGACCTACGGCCTGATCCTGGTGTTCGAGGAAATGCGCGCCATCCTGGTGGGCAACGACGTGCACGGCGTGGCGCTGCCGGCCTGGCTGCAGGGCAGCGTGGCCCTGGGCGAGGTGATGACCTACCCGGTCTATCGCCTGTTCATATCGGCGGTGGGGATAGCCGTGGCCTTGCTGCTGTACCTGCTGATCTCGCGCACCCGCGTAGGGATGATGATTCGCGCTGGCGCCAGCAACCGGGACATGATCGCGTCACTGGGCGTGGACATCAACCGCCTCTACCGCCTGGTGTTCGCTGGCGGCGTGGCGCTGGCCGCTCTCGCCGGCGCCATCGCCGCGCCCGTTTCGTCCGTCTACCCGGGCATGGGCAACGGCGTGCTGATCGCCTGTTTCGTGGTCGTCGTCATCGGCGGCATCGGCTCCATACGCGGCGCCTTCCTGGCCGCCATGCTGGTGGGCTTCGTCGATACGTTCGGGCAGGTGTTCTTCCCGGCGGCGGCGGGCATTCTCATGTACGTGCTCATGGCGCTTATCCTGCTGTGCAAGCCGGAAGGGCTGTTCAAACAAAGCTGACTGGGCGACGCCATGGCCAAGCTACCATCCCCCTCAAGGCGCCCAAGGGCTGTCGTTCCGGCCCTCCGGCCCGCCATGCTCGCCATGCTGGCGACCCTGCTCGTCCTGGCGCTGCTGCCGTGGATGGGCGGCGACTACTACGTCGGCCTGGCCGGCAAGATCATCATCTATGCCATCTTCGCCCTGAGCCTGCAATTGCTGGTCGGCGAGGCCGGCCTGGTCAGCCTGGGCCACGCCGCGTATTTCGGCATCGGCGCCTATGCCGCCGTATTGCTGTCGCCCGCATCGGCGCCGGGCCCGCTGCTGCCGCTGATGCTCGCCGCCATGGCCGCGGCGGCCCTGTATGGCGCCGTGACGGGCGCGCTGGCGCTGCGCACGCGAGGCGTCTACTTCATCATGGTGACCCTTGCCTTTGCGCAAATGGCGTACTACGTGTTCCACGACACCAAAGCAGGCGGTGGCAGCGATGGCGCCTACCTGTATTTCCGGCCCGAGCTGCGCATGGCGGGCCGGATGCCTTTCGACCTGGCCGATCCGGCCGTATTCCATGGTTTCCTGCTGGCCTGTCTGGCGGCGGTATGGGGCTTCCTCGCCCTGCTGCGGCGTTCGCCGTTCGGCGCCGCCCTGGCGGGCACGCGCATCAACGAACGGCGCATGCGCGCGGCCGGCTATTCGACCTTCCCGTACAAGCTGGTGGCCTATGTCCTGGGCACCGCCGTGGCCGGGCTCGCCGGCTTCCTGTTCGCGCTCAAGGATGGTTTCGTCACGCCGGAGCTGCTGGCCTGGGAGCAATCCGGGCTGGTGCTGCTGATGGTCATCCTGGGCGGCATGGCGCGTCCCGGCGGCGCGGTGGCAGGCGCCGCGGCCCTGGTGCTGCTGCAGGAACTGTTCCAGTCGGAAGCGCTGTTCGGCACCTATGCCAGCCACTGGCATCTGCCCTTGGGCCTGGCGGTGATCGTGCTGGTCGCGCTGTTGCCGGACGGCCTGGCCGGACTGGCGCAGGGCCGGCGGGCGGCGTGGCGGCCGGCGCGCATCGTCAAGCCACGCGCGCCGCTTGAAACCCACGGAGAGCCGCATGCCTGACGTGCTGCTGCAGGCGCAGGACCTGACGTGCCGCTTCGGCGGCCTGGTTGCCGTCGACAAGGTGTCGCTGGCGCTGTCCCGCGGCGAGCTGCATGCCGTGATCGGTACCAACGGCGCCGGCAAGTCGACCCTGATCAACCTGCTGTCCGGGGACCTGCACGCCAGCGCCGGCCGGGTCTTTCTGGAGGGCGAGGACGTGACGGCCTGGCCGCAACCGCGCCGGGCCCGCGCGGGCCTGGGCCGCAGCTACCAGTTGTCCACGCTGTTTCCCACCTTGAGCGTCCACGAGAACTGCCGGCTCGCCGCACAGGCGGCGCGTCCGCGCTTCTGGCAGTGGTGGCGCCGCGCGGACGATTGCGCCTACAGCAACGAACTCGCGCATGACGTCTTGCGCGGCACGGGGCTGGAAGACGACGCGGACCGCCCCGCGGGCCTGCTCCCGCATGGCCGCAAGCGGCAGCTCGAAATCGCCATGTGCCTGGCCACGCGGCCGCAGGTGTTGCTGCTGGACGAGCCGCTGGCCGGCATGGGGCCGGAAGAAACGGAGCGCATCCTGGGCTTGCTCGAAGGCTTGAAGAGCCGCCACGCCATCCTGCTGGTGGAGCACGACATGGACGCCGTGTTTCGCGTTGCCGATGCCATCACGGTCATGGTGAACGGCAGCGTTATCGCCAGCGGCGCGCCGGCCCACATCCGCGCCAACCCGGCCGTGCGCGTGGCCTACCTGGGCCACGACGACGACGCGCCACGACTGAGGACGGGCACATGACCATGACGCCTTGGATCTCCGCCGAGAGCCTGCATGCTCACTATGGCGCCAGCCACGTACTGCGCGGCATCGACCTGGTGATCGGGCAAGGCGAAGCCGTGGGACTGCTGGGCCGCAACGGCATGGGCAAGACCACCCTGATACGCGCGCTCGCCGGCCAGTTGCGCTGCACCGACGGGCGTATCCGCATCGCCGGCCGCGATTGCACGCGGGCCCCGGCTCATTTGCGCGCGCGCCTGGGCATTGCGTATGTGCCCGAAGGCCGTGGCATTTTTCCCAACCTGAGCGTCCGCGAAAACCTGCTGGTGGCCGCGCGGCCGGGCTTGCGCGGCCAGCGCGACTGGGATGATGCGCGCGTGCTGAGGACCTTTCCCCGCCTGCGTGAAAGACTGCATCACGGCGGCCAGCAGTTATCCGGAGGCGAACAGCAGATGCTGGCCATCGGCCGCGCCCTCATGACGAATCCCGAACTGCTGATCCTGGACGAGGCCACGGAAGGCCTGGCGCCCTTGATCGTGGCGGAACTCTGGCAGGTCATCGGGGCCATACGCGGCACCGGCATATCCGCGCTGATCGTCGACCGGAACTACCGCGCGGTGCTCGCGCACACCGACCGCTGCGTGGTCATGGAGAAAGGCCTGCTGGTGCACCAGGACGCCAGTCCGGCCCTCGCTGCGCACCCGCAGCGGCTCGAACGGCATCTGGGCATCTGAAGCGGCGGGCCGGCATCCCGCGCTGGCAAGTGAACGGTTTGCATCGGCCGGGTACTACTGCGCTGCCGCGCCGCCCCGCCGATCCCCCCTGTTCCGCGTATCCGGCGGCCGGACCAGACCGGAGGTGCCGTTCCCATGCAAGTCGCCGTTCCTGCTTCTCCCGTTCCCGTTGCCGATCCCGCCGCATCCCGGCGACCCACCGGAGATGACGGATCCGCCCGCCCCGATACGACGCTTGGGCGTTTCAATACAGATCAAGGCCAGGGCACGGACCGCTGCGATGCCAGCGATATGACGCGCCGCTTTGCGCAAACGCATGCCGCCAGTGCCCGCACGCCCGCTGACGCCGGGCCCGCGCCAGCGCATCCGGGATCCGGCTGCAACGCGCGCCAGCGCATTGCCAGTGTGCTGGGCGCCAGGGTGGCCGCCCAGCTGGGCTGGAACACGAACGACTACACCGCGGCCGAGCTTGCCGCGCTGGGCGAGCACCTGATCCTGGATCACGCCATGCACGGTGACGACGCCGCCGGGGCGCGCATACTCGTCGCGCTGTCCCAGGCAGCCGGCGCACTGCCGGACCGCCCTTTCGATACGCATGACCACGACAAGCTGGCGGACCGGATCGCCGCATACCTGACCACCGAGTTCAAGGCCGAGCTGGCGGTCGCCGATGCGGCCACGCGGCTGGCACGGCTGCGCATGCCACGTCGCCACGCGCTGGCGCGCGAACTTCTGCAGGCCATCGGGCTGGACCCCGATCGACGCGTAGACACGCCGGAACTCGTGGACCCCGACAACATCCTGGCCACCAACGCGGCAAAGACCGCGGCGGACCACTATTTCAATCGCGATGCGCTGTCGGCCGCCGATATACGCAATATGAGCGACCGCCAGCTATCCGAGGCGGCAGTCGCCGCCAGGCTGGCTGCCCTGCCCGCCTCCCTGGATGCGGAGTTCGCGCGCCGATACGACGACTACACGCGGACCGCCGCGCGGGAAACGGCCGGGCTGGTCGACGCCTGGCTTGGCTGGATCGCCAGGAAAAACGGCGTCAACCTGGATAATGCCCGCGTGGAGTTGTCGGTGGCCCACCTGCAGTACTACCGGCGCGAAGTGCTGGTATTGCGCGGCTCGGCGTTTCCGTATGACGGCCCGACATTGCGCGAGGTCGACTCGGCCGGATACATAGCCACCATCCATGCCGATGGCCGCGAGTACCGGTACTTTCTATCCATGGCCGACGGCGGCGCCTTTCCCATACCGACCGATGCGCCGGTGGCCGACTGGGCATCGCGGCATGCAGGCACCGTCTTCGGCGTTCCTTCAGGTTCGGCGGCCCAGCGCAACCCCGGCCAGCGCCGGCTGCGCACCCGCGTCAAGGCGGACGTCCTGGGCCAGGGCCCGCGGGCCCGGCTTACCGGCTGGCTTGCGCCCATCCTGCGCGGCGGCTTCGAGCAGGCGCGCGCCGCCGCGCGCGGCCAGACGCGGGGGGAACAGGCGGTCGACGCACTGCTCGATCTGATTCCGTTCCGCCGGATGATCGTCTCCCTGCGCCAGGGCGATCTCCAGGGCGCCCTCATCGCGGGCGGCATAGATGTCCTGACCTTCGCCATTCCCATGCTGAGTTCGGGATTGCGGCTGGCCGCCGGCGCATCGCGCGGGCTGGTCGTGCTCGCTCGCCAGGCCGGCCGCGCCTTGGCTGCCGCGGCGGTCGAGCAGCCGGCACGCACAGCCCTGGCGGAACTGCCCGAACTGCGTTCCAGCATCAAGGCGGCCCTGGACGCAATGAACGCCACCGGCCACGCGGCGCGCGACCTGCGCCCCCTGGACTCGGAGGCCATGGCGTCGGCCTTGCGCGGCCGGTACCCGCGCCTGGCCGATGCCCTGGACCGCGCCGGCTCGCGAGTCCGGGGCAGCGGTTTGCGTGATGGCTGGTGGCGGGTCCCGTCCCAGGCCAACGCTCCGACGGGCAACGCGGGAATCGCCGCACTCCGGCAGGTATCCGCGCGCGGCGCCGACGACCGGACCCTGTCGCTGCTGCCATACGGCGACGAGAGCGGCCGCGCCTACACCCAGTTCGATCCCCTCACGCAGGAACGGCGCGGCGCGGTCCTGCTGGCCGACAGCAAGGGTTGGCTTTACGAGTCCCTGCCCGCCGACACCTTGGAACGCTATCGCGTCAGCATGCCGGATCTCCTGCGGCAGCTCGGCGCCGGCAGGCCGGGCGCCGATGGCACGCTGCAGGTCGGCGGCAAGACCTACGCGCGCATCGCCGACGACTATGTCGAGATCGCGCGCGAGCAGGCATCCGAAACAACCCGCACGACATGGCGGGTGGTGGCCCCGTCCACGGCGCGGCGCGACATCGTGACGCATCGGCTGGTCTACGACCGCGATAAGGGCTTCTGGCGCCGCGCCGACGTGCCGGGACTCAAAGGCGGCGGCATCACGCAAAAGCGGCCTGCGTCGGACGACGGCGCGGGGGAAGCGTCGGCCCCCAGGCGCCCAGCGGGCGAGCCGCCGTTCCCGGCCCCCGTCGCGGCGCCGCCGTTGCCTTCGATCGGACCTTCCTCGATTCAGCTGGACGCGTTCCGCCAGGAACTTCAAAGCCGCATAGCGGGCACGCCCTCCGCCGCACAGCTCGACGGCGTGCGCGATCTCCTGGCCAGGTTGCAAGCCCATCCACGCGGCAAGGCAATACTCAGCGCCATGCGGGCCTACCATGAGCTGCAAGGCGAAGCCCCACGCATCGTACTGCTCGACAACCAGGGCGCCGCGGGCCTGCGGCCGACCCTGAGGCGCCCGATGCGGGGGACGACATGGCATCTGAATCTGAACGCCGTAAAAGCCACGTCGACGGAGGCAGCCGTCCGAGAACTGGCGGCGGTCTACAACAACATGACCGGCATCCTGCAAC
Coding sequences within it:
- a CDS encoding branched-chain amino acid ABC transporter permease translates to MDIAVFLIQCLNAVQFGLLLFLVASGLTLIFGIMGIINLAHGSFYMAGAYMAFALGPVVDRATGGGLLATVVACVLLAAALGYLLELAFFSFLYRRDHLQQVLMTYGLILVFEEMRAILVGNDVHGVALPAWLQGSVALGEVMTYPVYRLFISAVGIAVALLLYLLISRTRVGMMIRAGASNRDMIASLGVDINRLYRLVFAGGVALAALAGAIAAPVSSVYPGMGNGVLIACFVVVVIGGIGSIRGAFLAAMLVGFVDTFGQVFFPAAAGILMYVLMALILLCKPEGLFKQS
- a CDS encoding ABC transporter ATP-binding protein, coding for MPDVLLQAQDLTCRFGGLVAVDKVSLALSRGELHAVIGTNGAGKSTLINLLSGDLHASAGRVFLEGEDVTAWPQPRRARAGLGRSYQLSTLFPTLSVHENCRLAAQAARPRFWQWWRRADDCAYSNELAHDVLRGTGLEDDADRPAGLLPHGRKRQLEIAMCLATRPQVLLLDEPLAGMGPEETERILGLLEGLKSRHAILLVEHDMDAVFRVADAITVMVNGSVIASGAPAHIRANPAVRVAYLGHDDDAPRLRTGT
- a CDS encoding ABC transporter ATP-binding protein — protein: MTPWISAESLHAHYGASHVLRGIDLVIGQGEAVGLLGRNGMGKTTLIRALAGQLRCTDGRIRIAGRDCTRAPAHLRARLGIAYVPEGRGIFPNLSVRENLLVAARPGLRGQRDWDDARVLRTFPRLRERLHHGGQQLSGGEQQMLAIGRALMTNPELLILDEATEGLAPLIVAELWQVIGAIRGTGISALIVDRNYRAVLAHTDRCVVMEKGLLVHQDASPALAAHPQRLERHLGI
- a CDS encoding branched-chain amino acid ABC transporter permease → MLAMLATLLVLALLPWMGGDYYVGLAGKIIIYAIFALSLQLLVGEAGLVSLGHAAYFGIGAYAAVLLSPASAPGPLLPLMLAAMAAAALYGAVTGALALRTRGVYFIMVTLAFAQMAYYVFHDTKAGGGSDGAYLYFRPELRMAGRMPFDLADPAVFHGFLLACLAAVWGFLALLRRSPFGAALAGTRINERRMRAAGYSTFPYKLVAYVLGTAVAGLAGFLFALKDGFVTPELLAWEQSGLVLLMVILGGMARPGGAVAGAAALVLLQELFQSEALFGTYASHWHLPLGLAVIVLVALLPDGLAGLAQGRRAAWRPARIVKPRAPLETHGEPHA
- a CDS encoding NEL-type E3 ubiquitin ligase domain-containing protein, with product MTRRFAQTHAASARTPADAGPAPAHPGSGCNARQRIASVLGARVAAQLGWNTNDYTAAELAALGEHLILDHAMHGDDAAGARILVALSQAAGALPDRPFDTHDHDKLADRIAAYLTTEFKAELAVADAATRLARLRMPRRHALARELLQAIGLDPDRRVDTPELVDPDNILATNAAKTAADHYFNRDALSAADIRNMSDRQLSEAAVAARLAALPASLDAEFARRYDDYTRTAARETAGLVDAWLGWIARKNGVNLDNARVELSVAHLQYYRREVLVLRGSAFPYDGPTLREVDSAGYIATIHADGREYRYFLSMADGGAFPIPTDAPVADWASRHAGTVFGVPSGSAAQRNPGQRRLRTRVKADVLGQGPRARLTGWLAPILRGGFEQARAAARGQTRGEQAVDALLDLIPFRRMIVSLRQGDLQGALIAGGIDVLTFAIPMLSSGLRLAAGASRGLVVLARQAGRALAAAAVEQPARTALAELPELRSSIKAALDAMNATGHAARDLRPLDSEAMASALRGRYPRLADALDRAGSRVRGSGLRDGWWRVPSQANAPTGNAGIAALRQVSARGADDRTLSLLPYGDESGRAYTQFDPLTQERRGAVLLADSKGWLYESLPADTLERYRVSMPDLLRQLGAGRPGADGTLQVGGKTYARIADDYVEIAREQASETTRTTWRVVAPSTARRDIVTHRLVYDRDKGFWRRADVPGLKGGGITQKRPASDDGAGEASAPRRPAGEPPFPAPVAAPPLPSIGPSSIQLDAFRQELQSRIAGTPSAAQLDGVRDLLARLQAHPRGKAILSAMRAYHELQGEAPRIVLLDNQGAAGLRPTLRRPMRGTTWHLNLNAVKATSTEAAVRELAAVYNNMTGILQRADPLREVLNGGGPPLHAELETAWTKWTAVEDMPHAAPDVREAIASKRQAVIEQLRVQLREARLYGGVRRATLEAVLQGKAKLEQIGLGVDLPHASLTQIPPLPADVHALDISGNAITDWSGLPRGLKMLKATETGGEAVLNHLPEGLTELDVSQNGLRSVPAHRVPRGLKRLVANNNELQEVPVLPDSVQYLHLGTNNISVAPDRWPADLRMLDLSSNMLTTFPAQLPAGMIEIDLSDNCLTHIAPDRIPSQVTTLDLSDNPDLTALPPLPATLEKLWIETTGLRELPADLPRGLRELYAGDLGLTRLPDTLPPGLRVLGLSDNELMQLPPNIVDLTSCEIFLEGNPIPWQNVPVPRPGEAGPVFLLSISGGQKNIDYSISVAQAVRRWLDAPQEEAALRWDAIGHTLEAGSSDAAATAQFRRFVDELRATASYKNADFRASVQEWLVELSKPESKPLLDRTLQACATATERCDDRVALTFNELKKMWMHDNIRIGRYDGRAADAVQVIRQTFRLDKLQEIAYRKIKSLDRVDDVEVYLAYVVKLREPLELSTVVPEMRFFRESGLTQADLDAALKEVREAEGTGFYRELVLDDTWNAYIKPKLAERYEQAEGKLLELADAPLQERIRAELQQRGLDPDDVDAHRGISKGVWNDMRYEVLEPLTRDFLTSQGVPVPGGAPG
- a CDS encoding ABC transporter substrate-binding protein; this encodes MTPHTRRAALAAALALSASLAHAADDPIKVGFMLPYSGTYAALGTAIENGFKLYVDEQGGKLGGREVAYYKVDDESNPAKAPENASRLIKRDQVDVLVGTVHSGVAMALTKAAKDADTTLLVTNAGADAITGPMCGLGVFRTSFSNWQPAYAMGPVAAKKGHKTAVTITWKYAAGDEAVAGFREGFEKSGGKVVKDLSLPFPNVEFQPLLTEIAALKPDMVFTFFAGGGAVKFVQDYAAAGLNKSIPLYGSGFLTDGTLQAQGPSAQGLLTTLHYADGLDTPRDNAFRAAYGKAHPNMAPDVYAVQGYDAAQLLQVGLAAVNGDVSRKAAMRQAMRGAAIDSPRGRFTLSKAGNPVQDIYLRQVDGLQNKAIEVAARQLADPARGCRL
- a CDS encoding alpha/beta fold hydrolase, translated to MKDGAPSLAWVDLPDATYPVQLEYSWIAPERRHAPLLVFLHEGLGSVDMWKDWPAQACAAADCRGLVYSRPGYGRSTPRPAGQAWPVGFMHTQARHVLPALFRALDVDARVDRPWLYGHSDGGSIALLYAALHPDAVAGVVAAAPHVFVEDITVRSIEQARQAYLQGDLRDRLGRYHADPDSAFWGWNEVWLNPDFRAWDIRAALPRIACPVLAIQGQDDEYGTLAQIDSIAADAPRGRALVLPGCGHSPHRDRPEAVMRAIADFIATAHGHGTGPQDTATGNRGGR